The sequence TCCACAATCACGGGCTGCCCAATCACACGACTGAATGGTTCACTTAAGAGTCGCGCAGAAGTATCTACCAGGCCCCCAGGAGGATTGGGAACCACCAAGGTAATCGGACGATCCGGAAAGGTTTGCGCCATACCCAGCTGAGCTGCAAGCGTTACAGTAAGCGCTACTAAGGTATTGCGAAATAAACATGGGTATGTCATTGATGTCTCCACAAGTCTTTTTATCGTTGCCCAACCTTCACGCTACCAAACACAGCCTGAGCTTCTCGCGGTAAACAACGCCAATAGCGCTCATTGGCCACGACCTTGCCATCCAAGGCTGCAGCAGCTTCCCAAGCCCAGCGGGGTTTATATAAAAATGCTCTAGCCAGGGCAATTAAATCTGCATCCCCATCTTGCAAAATTGCTTCTGCCTCATGTGGATCAGTAATGAGACCTACCGTCATCGTTGGTAAGCCAGATTGCTCTTTGACAACTTTTGCAAAAGGAACCTGATATCGAGGGCCTAACTGAATGCTTTGTTTTGGTGAAATGCCGCCTGAAGAAATATGCACAAAATTGCAACCCAAGGGTTTTAATTGCTGGGCAAAATTGGCTGTCTCTTCTGGAGTCCATCCACCTTCTAACCAATCACTAGCTGAAATCCGAATACCCAATACCCCTTGATAAGCAGCCCTCACAGCGGCAAATAATTCCAAAGGAAACCGAATGCGGTTTTCAAAAGAGCCTCCGTATTCATCCTGACGTTGGTTGGAGATGGGCGATAAAAATTGATGTAAGAGGTAGCCGTGGGCGCCATGCAGTTCAATACCATCTACGCCGATACGCTGAGCTCGCTCTGCTGCCATCACAAAATCAGCAATAAGCTGTTTGAGTTCTGCCTTAGAAAGTTCATGCGGCAAACGTTCGCCTTCAAGTTGAGCAATTGCTGAGGGTGCGACCATTTGCCAACCGCCTTGATCCTGTGCAAGGAGTTGT comes from Polynucleobacter sp. MWH-Svant-W18 and encodes:
- a CDS encoding NADH:flavin oxidoreductase/NADH oxidase, producing MSLLFSSYTLNSLRGPLELANRIVVAPMCQYSAVNGEATDWHLMHWGNLLNGGAGLFIIEATGVTPEGRITPACLGLWDDRTEAALKDKLGRARALAPATPVFIQLAHAGRKASSATPWNGGQLLAQDQGGWQMVAPSAIAQLEGERLPHELSKAELKQLIADFVMAAERAQRIGVDGIELHGAHGYLLHQFLSPISNQRQDEYGGSFENRIRFPLELFAAVRAAYQGVLGIRISASDWLEGGWTPEETANFAQQLKPLGCNFVHISSGGISPKQSIQLGPRYQVPFAKVVKEQSGLPTMTVGLITDPHEAEAILQDGDADLIALARAFLYKPRWAWEAAAALDGKVVANERYWRCLPREAQAVFGSVKVGQR